A part of Arthrobacter dokdonellae genomic DNA contains:
- a CDS encoding rhamnulokinase, giving the protein MNDTAETERHPAAARGGEAFVAIDIGASSGRVMLGRVNTDTGAVLETVHRFPNGVQEIDGALRWDFGALFAEVLTGLSAAAVAAALRAERIASIGIDTWAVDYGLVDAAGALVAQPHSYRDGRSNAAVARVHQALGPERLYATTGLQFLPFNTIYQLASEASLAGLQALLIPDLIAFRLTGARRTEATNASTTGLFDAVAGEWATEFFTVLGLPAGLFPPLIQPGETVGTLLPAVAAATGLPGETRVVAVGSHDTASAVAAVPAAGRNFAYVSSGTWSLVGVELTHPVLTEASRAANFTNERSVDGTIRYLRNTGGLWLLSESMRTWTQERRDTPAAGSPAPAARRPGPALAELLAAAAAEPAGGPLIDVDAEAFIAPGNMPARILAAANAAAAALENRPAAVVRCVLDSLAAAYARTVHDASALSGQAVDVIHIVGGGSQNTLLCQLTADATGKKVIAGPVEATALGNVLIQARAAGTVTGGPDSLRGLVAAGTRLKAYEPSAAPESMVRR; this is encoded by the coding sequence ATGAACGACACCGCCGAAACAGAACGCCACCCCGCGGCTGCCCGTGGCGGGGAGGCGTTCGTCGCCATTGACATCGGTGCCTCCTCCGGCCGGGTCATGCTCGGGCGCGTCAACACCGATACAGGGGCAGTGCTGGAGACAGTGCACCGCTTCCCCAACGGCGTCCAAGAAATCGACGGCGCCCTGCGCTGGGACTTCGGCGCACTGTTCGCTGAGGTCCTGACGGGACTGTCAGCTGCCGCCGTGGCGGCGGCACTGCGGGCGGAGCGGATCGCGAGCATCGGCATTGACACCTGGGCGGTGGACTACGGCCTCGTGGACGCCGCCGGCGCCCTCGTGGCCCAGCCGCACAGCTACCGGGACGGCCGGAGCAACGCCGCCGTCGCAAGGGTCCACCAGGCGCTGGGCCCGGAACGGCTCTACGCCACCACCGGGCTGCAATTCCTGCCGTTCAACACGATCTACCAGCTCGCCAGCGAAGCCAGCCTGGCCGGCCTGCAGGCCCTCCTGATCCCGGACCTCATTGCCTTCCGGCTCACTGGGGCCCGACGCACGGAGGCCACCAACGCCTCCACCACCGGATTGTTCGACGCCGTCGCCGGGGAATGGGCCACCGAATTCTTCACGGTCCTCGGCTTGCCTGCCGGGCTTTTTCCGCCGCTGATCCAGCCGGGCGAAACGGTTGGCACGCTGCTCCCGGCCGTGGCGGCCGCCACCGGGCTGCCCGGGGAGACCCGGGTGGTAGCCGTGGGGTCGCACGACACCGCCTCCGCCGTCGCGGCCGTTCCCGCAGCCGGCCGCAATTTTGCCTACGTCTCCTCCGGCACCTGGTCCCTGGTGGGCGTCGAGCTCACCCACCCCGTCCTGACGGAGGCCAGCCGCGCTGCTAATTTCACCAACGAACGCAGCGTGGACGGCACCATCCGCTACCTGCGCAACACGGGCGGGCTCTGGCTGCTCAGCGAATCCATGCGCACGTGGACGCAGGAGCGCCGGGACACGCCCGCCGCCGGGTCCCCGGCCCCGGCGGCGCGGCGGCCCGGGCCGGCCCTGGCGGAACTCCTGGCCGCGGCCGCGGCGGAGCCGGCGGGCGGACCGCTCATCGACGTGGACGCGGAGGCTTTCATCGCACCCGGCAACATGCCGGCCCGCATCCTGGCCGCGGCCAACGCAGCGGCCGCAGCGCTCGAGAACCGGCCGGCCGCCGTCGTGCGCTGCGTCCTGGACAGCCTCGCGGCAGCCTACGCACGCACGGTGCACGATGCCTCGGCCCTGTCGGGGCAGGCCGTGGACGTGATCCACATAGTGGGGGGCGGCTCGCAAAACACCCTGCTGTGCCAACTTACGGCCGACGCGACAGGCAAGAAGGTCATCGCCGGCCCCGTCGAGGCAACAGCCCTGGGAAACGTCCTCATCCAGGCGCGCGCCGCCGGAACCGTCACGGGCGGGCCCGACTCACTCCGCGGCCTCGTTGCCGCCGGCACCCGGCTCAAAGCCTACGAGCCCAGCGCGGCGCCGGAGTCGATGGTCCGGCGGTAA
- a CDS encoding substrate-binding domain-containing protein, which produces MASGVAAGLRENGLKVPRDVLLAGFDDIEWLQDFRPALTTVGLPLEESGRFITLGALSDDATSVRIAGRVILRESTGGA; this is translated from the coding sequence ATGGCCAGCGGAGTGGCAGCCGGACTGCGCGAAAACGGGCTTAAAGTTCCACGTGATGTCCTGCTTGCTGGATTCGATGACATCGAATGGCTGCAGGACTTCCGGCCGGCGCTCACCACTGTGGGCCTGCCGCTTGAGGAGAGCGGGCGGTTCATAACTTTGGGTGCACTGTCGGACGACGCGACTTCTGTCAGGATTGCCGGGCGAGTCATTCTCCGCGAAAGTACGGGTGGTGCCTAA
- a CDS encoding DUF6807 family protein has protein sequence MMPACSASGQEGKVVVSFSEIGQESPRRIHPDAARVALVGVHGFGTHHLRNLERLQASGLVSLVAVADPNPPAPGTLPHETAIFSTLEELLAETPALDLVIVATPIQTHAPLALTALPHADLYLEKPPVASIADFNALQDAANRAGRSIQVGFQSLGSDALEAIGDLILTGEIGTLLGIAATGRWVRDRAYYKRSSWAGKRRLNGVDVVDGVATNPLAHAVATALRIAGARTAEDLASVETDLYHANDIESDDTSIIRIRTATGLPITCALTLCASESVEPYITLQGSEGTAIFHYTEDRLTVSSAAGDRHGLFGRTDLVENLLEHLRQQHHPQSPTRSVALISPLSDSGAFMRVVEAIRKAQPPLQIPEKYRLWVGDGDAAHAVVAGIEDALERATAAHATFSELGLPWARPAAPAVEKPSLRLHNKGEPDGSHSGLAVVATLQSGAGLATRLSPRPYLHPVRTLDGVTVSDHLPADHPWHLGAGIALQDVNGVNFWGGKTYTRATGRYEERPDHGRIIDVSTTSRPDLLDQALHWKAPDGEVLLRERRITRGRLVDRRTWRLDLTSELTAGVDASLGGPGSNGASGSGYGGLFWRIAACLGADVFTDEGQGEAEVHGVASPWLAVTADFPEGPASLVFAAPAEARDPWFVRMSDYPGVGSALAWDRPVLLAAGDSVIRSYTMWISDGKVSPSEAARFASDRASGEPAHDGGAFPEPDDAAKTAPKPAADAAAGPTAPPHMAPTV, from the coding sequence ATGATGCCAGCATGTTCTGCATCGGGGCAGGAGGGTAAAGTCGTGGTATCATTCTCCGAAATCGGTCAGGAGTCACCCCGTCGGATCCATCCAGACGCAGCCAGGGTGGCCCTGGTCGGAGTGCACGGTTTCGGCACACATCATCTCCGCAACCTAGAAAGGCTCCAGGCCAGCGGCTTGGTCAGCCTCGTTGCCGTCGCAGACCCGAATCCGCCTGCCCCTGGCACCCTCCCGCACGAAACCGCCATATTCAGCACCCTGGAGGAGTTGCTGGCAGAAACCCCGGCACTTGACCTTGTCATTGTGGCAACCCCCATTCAAACGCACGCGCCACTTGCGCTCACTGCGCTTCCCCACGCAGACCTTTACCTGGAAAAGCCCCCCGTTGCCTCGATCGCCGACTTCAACGCCCTTCAGGACGCCGCAAATAGAGCCGGCAGGAGCATCCAGGTCGGCTTCCAAAGCCTCGGGTCCGACGCGTTGGAGGCCATTGGCGACCTCATCTTGACCGGTGAGATCGGAACCCTTCTGGGCATTGCCGCCACCGGACGGTGGGTGCGTGACCGTGCCTACTACAAACGCTCAAGCTGGGCAGGCAAACGCCGCCTGAACGGCGTCGACGTCGTCGACGGAGTGGCTACCAATCCGCTGGCACACGCCGTCGCCACCGCGTTGAGGATTGCAGGGGCACGGACGGCGGAAGATCTTGCCTCCGTGGAAACGGACCTCTACCACGCCAACGACATCGAGTCCGACGACACGTCGATCATCCGGATCCGTACCGCCACCGGCCTGCCGATCACGTGCGCGCTCACCCTGTGCGCCAGCGAGTCCGTCGAACCGTACATCACCCTCCAAGGCAGCGAAGGCACAGCCATTTTCCACTACACAGAGGACCGCCTCACTGTCAGCTCTGCCGCCGGCGACCGACACGGGCTGTTCGGCCGGACGGACCTCGTCGAGAACCTGCTGGAGCATCTGCGCCAGCAACATCACCCCCAGAGCCCGACACGCAGCGTGGCACTGATCAGTCCGCTCTCGGACAGCGGCGCTTTCATGCGCGTGGTTGAAGCCATCCGCAAGGCCCAACCTCCACTCCAAATCCCCGAAAAGTACCGCCTCTGGGTAGGAGACGGCGACGCGGCCCATGCCGTGGTCGCCGGAATCGAAGATGCGTTGGAACGCGCAACGGCGGCCCACGCCACCTTCAGCGAGCTCGGCCTGCCCTGGGCGCGGCCCGCCGCCCCCGCCGTGGAAAAGCCATCCCTACGCTTACACAACAAGGGTGAACCGGACGGTAGTCACAGCGGCCTCGCCGTCGTGGCCACCCTGCAAAGCGGCGCCGGTCTCGCGACGCGGCTCTCACCCCGGCCGTACCTCCACCCAGTGCGCACCCTCGACGGCGTCACCGTCAGCGACCATCTACCGGCCGACCACCCCTGGCACCTTGGCGCAGGAATTGCCCTGCAGGATGTAAACGGCGTCAACTTCTGGGGCGGCAAAACCTACACACGCGCTACAGGCCGCTATGAAGAACGGCCGGACCATGGACGCATCATCGACGTGTCAACAACGTCCCGGCCGGACCTCCTGGACCAAGCCCTCCATTGGAAGGCACCGGACGGAGAGGTGCTGCTGCGCGAACGCCGCATTACCCGAGGCCGGCTGGTGGACCGCCGGACGTGGCGACTTGACCTGACATCGGAGCTGACCGCCGGCGTCGACGCCTCGCTGGGTGGCCCGGGCTCAAACGGTGCGAGCGGAAGCGGCTACGGCGGACTCTTCTGGCGCATCGCAGCCTGCTTGGGTGCTGATGTCTTCACTGACGAAGGCCAAGGTGAAGCCGAAGTCCATGGCGTCGCCTCTCCCTGGCTGGCCGTGACGGCAGATTTTCCAGAGGGCCCGGCAAGCCTGGTTTTCGCCGCTCCTGCCGAGGCGCGCGATCCTTGGTTTGTCCGGATGTCCGACTATCCCGGAGTGGGTTCAGCTCTGGCCTGGGACCGACCCGTCTTACTGGCTGCAGGGGACTCCGTTATCCGCTCCTACACAATGTGGATCTCGGACGGCAAGGTGTCTCCGTCCGAGGCAGCCAGATTTGCGTCCGATCGCGCTTCCGGGGAACCTGCCCATGACGGTGGAGCCTTTCCCGAGCCTGACGATGCCGCCAAGACCGCACCGAAGCCGGCGGCAGACGCGGCAGCAGGACCCACTGCACCGCCGCATATGGCACCGACTGTGTGA
- a CDS encoding MFS transporter — MHDQVSEAATMPLMPRRATLSGWIGSALEYYDFSIYASAAALVFPQVFFPKGNASIAVIASLATYGVGYLARPLGAFVLGNLGDRHGRKNILVFAMLLMGFSTFLVGALPTYQQVGLLAPILLVVLRLVQGFAVAGELGGASAMIVEHSPEGRRGFYASFALQGTQAGGILAAASFIPLSAFLPSAQFLAWGWRVPFFLSAIVVIAGFIIRRRVAETPAFLEEKATRQIAKAPVLQVFRESGGALVRAICMGLANVIGVTVVVFGAAYATQPAYGIKMSPATYLWMPVLANLVAIVLIPFFGRLSDRIGRRPLMIFGPLSAGILSFFYLWAVSQKNIALTVVLAILIFGVLYQMWNASFSSFFQELFPTHTRVTGFAVSQNIALLLVAFLPSIFTLIAPPGSTLVPLVIGGLTLVLSVISALAAWFSRETAKLGMNELGVLTPAVAVPPSGKDS; from the coding sequence ATGCATGACCAAGTGTCCGAAGCCGCAACAATGCCGTTGATGCCACGACGCGCGACGCTGAGCGGATGGATCGGCAGTGCGCTGGAATATTACGATTTTTCGATTTATGCATCGGCTGCAGCTTTGGTCTTTCCACAGGTTTTCTTTCCCAAGGGGAATGCCTCCATCGCAGTCATCGCGTCACTGGCGACCTACGGCGTGGGGTACCTAGCCCGGCCGCTCGGAGCGTTCGTGCTGGGCAATCTGGGCGATCGTCATGGCCGCAAAAACATCCTCGTTTTTGCCATGCTGCTCATGGGCTTCTCGACGTTCCTGGTCGGTGCGCTGCCGACGTACCAGCAGGTGGGCCTGCTGGCGCCGATCCTTCTTGTGGTTCTGCGCCTGGTCCAGGGATTCGCGGTCGCGGGGGAACTTGGTGGCGCCAGTGCCATGATCGTCGAGCACTCTCCGGAAGGTCGCCGCGGCTTTTACGCAAGTTTCGCCCTGCAGGGGACTCAGGCCGGCGGAATCCTTGCCGCGGCCAGTTTCATCCCGCTGTCCGCATTTCTGCCGTCGGCACAGTTTCTGGCGTGGGGCTGGCGGGTGCCGTTCTTCCTCAGCGCCATCGTGGTCATCGCCGGCTTCATCATCCGTCGTCGGGTGGCGGAGACCCCTGCATTTCTCGAAGAAAAGGCGACACGGCAGATCGCAAAGGCGCCCGTGCTGCAAGTATTTCGTGAAAGCGGTGGCGCGCTCGTCAGGGCCATCTGCATGGGACTGGCGAACGTCATCGGGGTGACCGTGGTGGTCTTTGGTGCCGCCTATGCAACCCAACCCGCGTATGGGATCAAGATGAGCCCCGCCACCTACTTATGGATGCCCGTGCTCGCGAATCTCGTCGCCATCGTCCTGATACCCTTCTTCGGGAGGCTCTCTGACCGGATAGGGCGCCGTCCCTTGATGATCTTCGGCCCGCTTAGCGCCGGAATCCTTTCGTTCTTCTACCTTTGGGCCGTCAGCCAAAAGAACATCGCCCTCACCGTGGTGCTGGCGATCCTGATCTTCGGTGTCCTCTACCAAATGTGGAACGCATCGTTCTCCAGCTTCTTTCAGGAACTGTTCCCGACCCACACGAGGGTCACGGGCTTCGCCGTCTCCCAGAACATTGCGCTCCTCCTCGTGGCGTTCCTACCAAGCATCTTTACCTTGATCGCGCCCCCTGGCTCAACGCTTGTCCCGCTTGTGATCGGAGGGCTCACCCTCGTCCTGTCCGTCATCTCAGCCCTTGCTGCCTGGTTTTCCCGGGAAACGGCCAAGCTCGGCATGAATGAGCTAGGTGTACTGACACCTGCAGTCGCGGTGCCGCCGTCCGGAAAAGACTCCTAA
- a CDS encoding substrate-binding domain-containing protein, whose amino-acid sequence MAHLLDAGPVRPAFAGGPFTLQQVEGRYRGAHAAKGVGVTVKIFETLNLKFEPGHQIGELTSGLRPTMRPNAAFAAKDQLALGLLESFTANGLRFPEDIAIVGFDDVDFASQSSIPHTSVRQPRQYIGERPAELRCHEIDNKIDHVHRQVMFTPEIVSRHSSVRS is encoded by the coding sequence ATGGCCCACCTCTTGGACGCCGGGCCGGTCCGTCCGGCGTTCGCCGGCGGCCCCTTCACACTCCAACAGGTCGAAGGCCGTTATCGGGGCGCACATGCCGCCAAGGGAGTCGGCGTCACCGTCAAAATTTTTGAGACATTAAATCTCAAGTTTGAGCCAGGACACCAGATCGGCGAACTGACCAGCGGTCTTCGGCCGACCATGCGGCCCAACGCGGCATTTGCTGCCAAAGACCAGCTGGCGCTCGGTCTCCTGGAGTCATTCACCGCCAACGGGCTCCGCTTTCCCGAAGATATTGCCATAGTTGGCTTCGACGACGTCGACTTCGCTTCCCAGTCGAGCATCCCGCATACGTCCGTCAGACAGCCCCGGCAATACATCGGGGAACGCCCAGCAGAACTTCGGTGCCATGAAATCGACAACAAAATCGACCACGTCCATCGCCAAGTCATGTTTACGCCCGAAATCGTCTCCCGGCATAGCAGCGTGCGCAGCTAG
- a CDS encoding Gfo/Idh/MocA family protein translates to MTRPEEIRIAVIGSGKMGSVHARNITRTPGARLVGVAGGSGADSLASRYGAGHLGIEGAFARRDIDAVVISSPNRFHADHIVRAVEGGKAVLVEKPVDLDLDRVDQCINDVGQASDRVVVAFNRRFDPSFAAVHHRILAGEIGAVEQLVIISRDPAPPPLEYVQTSGGLFRDMMIHDFDMARHLVGDIVSIQASSQTTDPDLGALGHATGAVATLTATSGALVTIVNSRSNATGYDQRTEAFGALGTLAVRNPTPTLVTASNRYGTHAGDPFITHYAERYSTAYRREIEHLVAVARGEEKPLATLHDGRAALVLALAAGESAASGGAAFGLLA, encoded by the coding sequence ATGACCCGCCCCGAGGAGATCCGGATCGCGGTGATCGGATCCGGGAAGATGGGATCGGTCCATGCCAGGAATATCACCAGGACCCCCGGAGCGCGATTGGTCGGTGTGGCAGGGGGCTCAGGCGCGGACTCGTTGGCCTCTCGGTACGGCGCCGGGCACCTCGGCATCGAGGGCGCATTTGCCCGCCGGGATATCGATGCAGTGGTCATTTCGTCGCCCAACCGTTTCCACGCCGATCACATTGTGCGGGCTGTCGAGGGCGGCAAGGCTGTCCTGGTCGAAAAGCCGGTGGACCTCGATCTGGACCGAGTGGATCAATGCATCAACGATGTCGGCCAGGCTTCCGATCGGGTGGTGGTCGCCTTCAACCGTAGATTTGATCCATCCTTCGCCGCCGTGCACCACAGAATACTCGCAGGGGAGATAGGAGCCGTGGAACAACTCGTTATCATCAGTCGCGACCCTGCGCCACCGCCGCTGGAGTACGTACAGACATCGGGGGGCCTCTTCCGAGACATGATGATCCACGATTTCGACATGGCACGCCATCTCGTGGGCGACATCGTTTCCATTCAAGCATCCAGTCAGACGACAGATCCGGACCTTGGCGCCCTGGGCCACGCCACTGGGGCCGTGGCGACGCTCACGGCAACTTCGGGCGCACTCGTCACCATCGTCAATTCCCGCAGCAACGCGACCGGATACGACCAACGAACCGAGGCGTTCGGTGCCCTCGGGACGCTGGCCGTGCGGAATCCCACTCCGACATTGGTGACCGCATCCAACCGGTATGGCACTCATGCGGGCGATCCGTTCATCACGCACTACGCCGAACGGTACAGTACTGCTTACCGTCGTGAAATCGAGCACCTGGTCGCGGTAGCCCGCGGCGAGGAAAAGCCCCTCGCCACACTCCATGATGGCCGCGCAGCGCTTGTCCTGGCCCTGGCTGCGGGCGAATCAGCCGCTTCCGGGGGTGCCGCCTTCGGGCTCCTGGCCTAA
- a CDS encoding App1 family protein, producing the protein MHISDVAHGVRTRLARAAGFAPTIVAYPGYGSTTWVRVLARVVLTTTKPAATTDKVRGWRAFTSVPVRNSEVEVEIGGVIHPVHADAGGLVDVVLETSLAPGWHPVSLRSPDTAPAEARVLVVAPEATFGIVTDIDDTVMVTALPRPLLALWNTLVLSERARTPTPGMAVLLDRIAARHPEAPVLYLSTGPWNVAPALARFLARNLYPEGVLLLTDWGPTRQRWFRSGREHKYNNLQRLAREFPGVRWLLVGDDGQHDPAIYADFARAHAGQTAAIAIRQLSAGEALLAGGRAHEDVHATDHGAVPWVSAPDGAGLAAQLKDAGIL; encoded by the coding sequence ATGCACATATCCGACGTAGCTCATGGGGTCCGCACGCGGTTGGCCAGAGCCGCCGGCTTCGCGCCCACCATCGTCGCCTACCCCGGTTACGGCAGTACCACGTGGGTGCGCGTGCTCGCCCGGGTCGTCTTGACGACCACGAAGCCTGCTGCCACCACGGACAAGGTCCGCGGCTGGCGGGCCTTCACCAGCGTGCCCGTCCGGAACAGCGAGGTCGAGGTGGAAATCGGCGGTGTCATCCATCCAGTGCATGCCGACGCCGGTGGACTCGTGGACGTGGTCCTGGAAACTTCCCTCGCACCGGGCTGGCACCCCGTCTCTCTGCGCAGCCCGGACACGGCCCCCGCCGAGGCCCGAGTCCTGGTCGTAGCTCCGGAAGCCACGTTCGGCATCGTGACCGACATCGACGACACCGTCATGGTGACGGCACTGCCCAGGCCGCTGCTGGCCCTGTGGAACACACTGGTCCTGAGCGAGCGGGCACGGACGCCGACCCCGGGCATGGCGGTCCTGCTGGACCGGATCGCTGCCCGGCACCCGGAAGCGCCGGTGCTCTACTTGTCGACCGGGCCGTGGAATGTGGCACCGGCCCTGGCACGATTCCTTGCGCGGAATCTGTATCCGGAAGGCGTCCTGTTGCTCACCGACTGGGGACCGACACGGCAGCGCTGGTTCCGCAGTGGACGGGAGCACAAGTACAACAATCTGCAACGGCTCGCCCGGGAGTTCCCGGGCGTCCGGTGGCTCCTCGTGGGCGACGACGGCCAGCACGACCCGGCAATTTATGCTGACTTCGCCCGCGCGCACGCGGGGCAGACAGCCGCGATAGCCATCCGCCAGCTCTCCGCCGGCGAGGCCCTGCTGGCCGGTGGCCGCGCACACGAGGACGTCCACGCCACCGATCATGGCGCGGTGCCTTGGGTGTCCGCGCCGGACGGAGCCGGTCTCGCCGCGCAGTTGAAAGACGCCGGTATTCTCTGA
- a CDS encoding SOS response-associated peptidase, translating to MVSKANSDLVSAFEIDEVVAEDLPPSWNVAPTDPVRIVIGRGLQGQPSRRLETARWGLVPVWAKSRSVGSRAINARSETVLEKPMFRSAAVKRRALIPADGYYEWEKRGAEKIPTYLHPENNELLGFAGLYEFWRDPDVPEGHEGDWLMTMTILTRPAPDALGHVHDRTPVVVPRDMLGDWLDPALTDKSDIQSLVDAMPDPVLVPREVGKGVGNVRNDSPELIEPA from the coding sequence GTGGTTTCCAAAGCTAACAGCGACCTCGTGTCGGCCTTCGAGATTGACGAGGTCGTCGCTGAGGATTTGCCACCGAGTTGGAATGTGGCACCGACCGACCCGGTGCGGATTGTGATTGGCCGCGGTCTCCAAGGGCAGCCGTCGCGGCGGCTGGAGACGGCCCGATGGGGCCTCGTGCCGGTCTGGGCCAAGTCAAGGAGCGTCGGCTCACGAGCCATCAATGCCCGCTCCGAAACGGTTCTGGAGAAGCCGATGTTCCGGTCGGCCGCGGTCAAACGGCGGGCCCTGATCCCGGCGGATGGGTATTACGAATGGGAAAAGCGCGGCGCGGAAAAGATCCCGACGTACCTTCACCCCGAGAACAACGAGCTGTTGGGTTTCGCTGGCCTTTATGAGTTCTGGCGCGATCCCGACGTTCCTGAAGGACATGAAGGGGACTGGCTGATGACGATGACGATTCTGACCAGGCCGGCCCCCGACGCGCTGGGCCACGTCCACGACAGAACGCCCGTGGTCGTGCCACGGGACATGCTGGGCGACTGGCTCGACCCGGCCTTGACGGACAAGTCCGACATCCAATCGCTCGTGGATGCCATGCCGGATCCGGTGTTGGTGCCGCGCGAGGTCGGCAAGGGCGTCGGCAACGTCCGCAACGATTCACCGGAGCTGATTGAACCAGCCTAG
- a CDS encoding GlsB/YeaQ/YmgE family stress response membrane protein, giving the protein MGILGFLLLGLIAGAIAKAILPGRQGGGWLLTLVLGVVGAILGGWIGSLIFGGGLGNFFNIRTWLLSILGAIIVLLIYGAIAGRRSRV; this is encoded by the coding sequence ATGGGGATTCTCGGATTTCTGCTTCTCGGACTCATCGCAGGAGCCATTGCCAAGGCGATCCTGCCCGGCCGGCAGGGCGGCGGCTGGTTGCTCACACTCGTACTGGGCGTCGTGGGCGCAATCCTCGGTGGCTGGATCGGGTCATTGATTTTTGGCGGCGGCCTCGGCAATTTCTTCAACATTCGGACCTGGCTGCTTTCGATCCTCGGCGCCATCATCGTGCTGCTGATCTACGGCGCTATTGCCGGCCGCAGAAGCCGGGTGTAG
- a CDS encoding Hsp20/alpha crystallin family protein yields MDAWRDGDTFEVEFDLPGVSPESLDLDVERNVVTIRAERPALDGNKEMLAAERPRGVFSRQLVLGENLDTEHIQASYDSGVLTLRIPVAERAKPRKISIDSKGGDRQAINA; encoded by the coding sequence ATGGATGCGTGGCGGGACGGGGACACCTTTGAGGTCGAGTTTGACCTCCCCGGCGTCAGCCCGGAGTCGCTCGACCTGGATGTGGAACGCAACGTGGTCACCATCAGGGCCGAACGCCCAGCCTTGGACGGCAACAAGGAGATGCTCGCCGCCGAACGGCCCCGGGGCGTGTTCAGCCGCCAATTGGTCCTGGGTGAAAACCTGGACACGGAGCACATCCAAGCCAGCTACGACAGCGGGGTCCTGACCCTGCGCATCCCCGTGGCGGAGCGGGCCAAACCGCGGAAGATCTCAATTGACAGCAAGGGAGGAGACCGCCAGGCCATCAACGCCTGA
- a CDS encoding isocitrate lyase/PEP mutase family protein — protein MASFWELHHADAPLLLPNAWDLGSALAFAEAGFSAVGTTSFGIAASAGLPDGARSSKAATAALATQLCSLPVHITTDIEDGYSDDPSEVADFVAQLAAFGVAGINVEDSTDGHLVDPAVSIAKVAAVKRSSPAVFINARVDNLWFREQATVDAVVRRASAYADAGADGIFVPGLADPEDIRSVTAAIGLPVNVLAHASLTVAELGGLGVRRVSSGSLPYRAALDAAVNIANALRGGRHVPAATSYWEIQSRLVSFSHDSAE, from the coding sequence ATGGCCTCTTTTTGGGAACTTCACCACGCCGATGCGCCGCTCCTGCTGCCCAATGCGTGGGACCTCGGATCCGCGCTGGCATTTGCCGAGGCCGGCTTCTCCGCCGTCGGCACCACGAGCTTTGGCATCGCGGCAAGCGCTGGCCTGCCTGACGGCGCCCGGTCCAGCAAGGCGGCGACGGCCGCATTGGCGACGCAGTTGTGTAGCCTGCCCGTTCACATCACGACGGACATTGAGGACGGCTACTCCGACGATCCGTCCGAGGTTGCGGATTTCGTGGCCCAACTGGCGGCCTTCGGCGTGGCCGGGATCAACGTGGAGGACAGCACCGACGGTCATCTGGTGGACCCGGCAGTGTCCATCGCCAAGGTGGCGGCCGTCAAGCGAAGCAGCCCGGCTGTGTTCATCAATGCGCGCGTGGACAACTTATGGTTTCGCGAACAAGCCACAGTGGACGCCGTCGTTCGCCGTGCCAGCGCCTACGCCGACGCCGGCGCGGACGGGATCTTCGTGCCCGGGCTTGCGGACCCGGAGGACATTCGCAGCGTCACGGCCGCAATTGGTCTGCCGGTCAACGTGCTGGCGCATGCCTCCCTGACCGTTGCCGAACTGGGTGGGCTGGGAGTCCGGCGGGTGAGCTCGGGCTCCCTGCCATACCGCGCAGCGTTGGACGCGGCCGTGAACATTGCCAATGCCCTGCGCGGCGGCAGGCACGTGCCTGCCGCCACCTCCTACTGGGAGATACAGTCGCGGCTTGTGTCCTTCAGTCACGACAGCGCGGAATGA
- a CDS encoding DUF488 domain-containing protein encodes MNDTTIYTVGHSTHPIDEFIALLKSHGVKKLVDVRTIPKSGHNPQFMEEALAASLRAEGLTYRRAKALGGLRHVRKDSPNGGWRNRSFQGYADYMQTREFAEAVDDLVERAQHNDVAIMCAEAVPWRCHRSMIGDALAVRGVRVLDIMTEKKATPHVLRSFARVHGTTITYPPEDSSSDAQA; translated from the coding sequence ATGAACGACACGACGATTTACACCGTTGGACATTCGACGCATCCGATCGATGAATTCATCGCCCTGCTGAAGTCGCACGGGGTGAAGAAGCTGGTGGACGTGCGCACGATTCCGAAGTCGGGCCACAATCCTCAATTCATGGAGGAGGCCCTGGCTGCCAGTCTGCGGGCCGAAGGCCTGACCTACCGCCGGGCGAAGGCGCTGGGCGGTCTGCGGCATGTGCGCAAGGACAGCCCGAACGGAGGCTGGCGCAACAGGTCGTTTCAGGGCTACGCCGATTACATGCAGACGCGTGAGTTCGCCGAAGCCGTCGATGACTTGGTGGAGCGGGCACAACACAATGACGTGGCGATCATGTGTGCCGAAGCCGTGCCATGGCGTTGCCACCGGTCCATGATTGGAGATGCCCTGGCGGTACGAGGCGTGAGGGTCCTGGACATCATGACCGAGAAGAAGGCGACCCCGCACGTGTTGCGATCCTTCGCACGCGTTCACGGCACGACCATCACCTACCCACCCGAAGACTCAAGCAGCGACGCCCAGGCGTGA